A stretch of Carnobacteriaceae bacterium zg-C25 DNA encodes these proteins:
- a CDS encoding cell wall-active antibiotics response protein, translating to MFKKNLLLASSVMLLVACVVFGISIGQLISLWGLPYVLLSVLFIGIGYLFKQHFFGKVLLAISLFIYIVLTSEHLYFFIALVALVICGSLLTKSMMAQTMHRMQNLTIDNMPTQYHAQVTKDTWLDPSVSLDGSFSFEDIHDTSLIGDTVINLTQTILPDTNSVIVLHKGFGDIRILVPLDVGILLSCHTLYGNVLFEKEDYTLKNAKLTMYSNNYVTSSKKIKIVTTVYIGNVEVMYV from the coding sequence ATGTTTAAAAAGAATCTTTTGCTAGCAAGTAGTGTGATGTTGCTCGTTGCATGCGTTGTGTTTGGTATTTCAATCGGGCAATTGATTTCGCTTTGGGGACTACCCTATGTGCTATTGAGTGTTTTATTCATCGGCATTGGGTATTTATTTAAACAACACTTTTTCGGTAAAGTGCTATTAGCAATCAGTTTATTCATCTATATCGTTTTAACGAGTGAACATCTCTATTTTTTTATTGCGTTAGTGGCGTTAGTTATTTGTGGTAGTTTACTCACCAAAAGTATGATGGCTCAAACGATGCACCGTATGCAAAATTTGACGATTGATAATATGCCAACGCAATACCACGCTCAAGTGACGAAAGATACGTGGTTAGATCCGAGCGTCTCTTTGGATGGCAGTTTTTCTTTTGAAGATATTCACGATACGTCTTTAATTGGAGATACCGTTATTAATTTAACACAGACGATTTTACCCGATACCAATTCTGTCATTGTTTTGCATAAAGGTTTTGGTGACATTCGTATTCTTGTACCGTTAGATGTCGGTATTTTGTTAAGTTGTCATACGTTATACGGCAATGTACTTTTTGAAAAAGAAGATTACACTTTGAAAAATGCCAAATTAACGATGTATTCGAATAATTATGTGACGTCATCTAAAAAAATTAAAATTGTCACAACGGTGTATATTGGAAATGTCGAGGTGATGTATGTATGA